A stretch of Pyrenophora tritici-repentis strain M4 chromosome 7, whole genome shotgun sequence DNA encodes these proteins:
- a CDS encoding PnbA, Carboxylesterase type B, whose amino-acid sequence MADRLPASPPVKLRNVDGMKATRFSSRWLKRRIAIIMIFSGSTVLLFWYYGAFAYARPTTPQSPSPPTYETPDQDLLISLPEYGTFQGTKLMTNLKKTVEFSSAVDAWLNVEYSTQPVGEGRFKPVTWPAAFDGTKDATSIGPACFQDMYSSLGQSEACLTLNIYRPSHIPMDTKLPSFVYLHGGAFVSGSHKSFDGALFVEKSAEPLMVITVQYRLGALGSLPGKFMEEDDLLNLGIRDQRMALEFLQKYIDEFGGDKDQITLGGQSAGGHAVGIHLYHDYGSDAGNSLFSKAIISSGSPTARAFPGVDFPLYQRQVADFMNYLNCPETPSSAALECLQGAEAHDIQFISSSVFSAHNRNLTWPWQPVSPGPLFEKRGSTSGADGTFFKIPLLISSVTDEGYGFVPQDLQTNEEFVNYWKTLVPGLSAQDLVDLQALYPEEKPEAGTMSYVSGQYQRLAESYGDYAYICPVQLTAIDFSKTSAPVYKARFDTPNFTPTYQGVPHASDSSYFQGLPNTQFPEISEVYPAYWASFIVTGNPNTHRLGSTSEWERYEGAGTDELVVNPPMKGGVKMEKEGTAIRLEQCAWWNDPERAARLNK is encoded by the coding sequence ATGGCGGACCGACTCCCTGCCTCGCCCCCGGTAAAACTCCGGAACGTCGACGGTATGAAAGCAACCCGGTTTTCCTCACGATGGCTCAAACGACGGATAGCCATCATCATGATTTTCTCCGGCAGCACCGTGTTACTGTTTTGGTACTATGGTGCTTTTGCTTATGCGAGACCGACCACGCCACAATCGCCCAGTCCGCCAACTTATGAGACACCAGATCAGGATTTGCTCATCAGCCTCCCGGAATATGGAACGTTCCAAGGCACCAAGTTGATGACCAACTTGAAGAAGACGGTTGAGTTCAGCAGCGCCGTGGATGCATGGTTGAATGTTGAATATTCTACACAGCCTGTTGGGGAGGGGAGGTTCAAGCCAGTAACATGGCCAGCGGCATTTGACGGCACAAAGGACGCGACCAGCATAGGCCCAGCATGTTTTCAGGACATGTACAGTTCGCTTGGCCAGTCGGAAGCTTGTCTTACTCTCAACATTTACCGACCTTCACATATTCCCATGGACACCAAGCTCCCGTCCTTTGTCTACCTGCATGGTGGAGCTTTCGTGTCAGGCTCCCACAAGAGTTTTGATGGCGCACTATTTGTTGAGAAGAGTGCGGAACCTCTTATGGTAATCACTGTCCAGTACCGACTAGGTGCATTGGGCAGTTTGCCCGGAAAGTTCATGGAAGAAGACGATCTTTTGAACCTTGGGATCAGGGATCAGAGAATGGCTTTGGAGTTCTTGCAAAAGTACATCGACGAGTTTGGAGGCGACAAAGACCAGATCACACTCGGTGGGCAGAGTGCAGGTGGCCACGCGGTCGGCATTCACCTTTACCATGACTATGGTTCTGATGCTGGCAATTCCTTGTTTAGCAAGGCAATTATATCCTCTGGCTCACCAACCGCACGTGCCTTCCCCGGCGTTGACTTTCCGCTCTACCAACGCCAAGTCGCAGATTTCATGAACTATCTGAATTGTCCCGAAACGCCCAGCTCTGCGGCTCTTGAATGTCTCCAAGGTGCCGAAGCCCACGACATTCAGTTCATCTCCTCTTCAGTGTTCAGCGCACATAACCGCAACCTCACTTGGCCTTGGCAGCCCGTGTCCCCGGGTCCTCTCTTCGAGAAGCGTGGGTCCACATCAGGCGCGGATGGCACATTCTTCAAGATTCCCCTCCTAATCTCCTCCGTCACGGATGAGGGATACGGCTTTGTACCGCAAGATCTGCAAACAAACGAAGAATTCGTCAACTACTGGAAGACGCTCGTCCCAGGCCTCTCAGCTCAAGATCTCGTTGACCTCCAAGCCTTATATCCCGAGGAAAAGCCAGAGGCTGGTACCATGAGCTACGTCTCCGGCCAATACCAGCGGTTGGCAGAATCGTACGGGGACTATGCATACATCTGCCCCGTGCAGCTCACTGCCATTGACTTTTCCAAGACTTCAGCGCCCGTTTACAAAGCGCGCTTCGACACTCCAAACTTTACTCCAACATACCAAGGTGTGCCTCATGCCAGCGATTCATCATATTTCCAAGGCTTGCCCAATACACAGTTCCCGGAAATCTCCGAGGTCTACCCTGCTTACTGGGCGAGCTTTATTGTTACAGGCAACCCAAACACGCATCGCTTAGGCAGCACCTCTGAGTGGGAGAGGTATGAGGGTGCTGGAACAGACGAGCTGGTAGTTAACCCTCCGATGAAGGGAGGCGTGAAGATGGAAAAGGAGGGTACAGCGATTAGGTTGGAACAGTGTGCTTGGTGGAATGATCCTGAGAGGGCGGCTAGATTGAACAAGTGA
- a CDS encoding hydrolase (HAD superfamily), translating into MSKLTDFKLLSFDVYGTLIDWEAGALTALQPMLKKSGKEDMERKHIMQVMHKIEARVEREHGNLKYSEVLAMVLPELCEALGLEKPSEDECNQFGASIGHWPGFPDIPEALQRLSQHYKLVVLSNVDNDSFQIGNANGLKGYKFDAVYTAQNIGSYKPDLRNFEYMLKHVKEDFGVEKHEVLQTAQSQYHDHHPAKDMGIKSSWIYRPGAVMGNRDDPVYNWKFDTLADMADAVEKEFAELSK; encoded by the coding sequence ATGTCCAAGCTCACAGACTTCAAACTCCTGTCCTTTGACGTCTACGGCACTCTGATTGACTGGGAAGCTGGTGCCCTGACAGCGTTGCAGCCCATGCTCAAGAAATCCGGGAAAGAAGATATGGAGCGCAAGCATATCATGCAAGTCATGCACAAGATCGAAGCGCGTGTGGAAAGGGAACACGGAAATCTCAAATACTCCGAGGTCTTGGCTATGGTACTCCCCGAGCTATGCGAAGCGTTGGGGTTGGAGAAACCAAGCGAAGACGAATGCAACCAATTCGGAGCAAGTATAGGGCACTGGCCTGGATTTCCCGATATCCCCGAAGCACTTCAGCGTTTGTCCCAGCATTACAAGCTAGTTGTTTTATCGAATGTCGACAACGACTCATTTCAGATCGGCAATGCGAATGGACTGAAGGGCTACAAGTTTGACGCTGTATACACCGCTCAAAACATTGGGTCCTACAAGCCTGATCTCAGGAACTTTGAATATATGCTCAAGCATGTCAAGGAGGACTTTGGGGTCGAAAAACATGAAGTACTACAGACTGCACAAAGTCAATATCATGATCATCATCCGGCAAAGGATATGGGGATCAAGAGCAGCTGGATCTATCGACCGGGTGCGGTCATGGGAAACAGAGACGACCCGGTGTATAACTGGAAGTTTGACACTCTTGCTGACATGGCTGACGCGGTCGAGAAGGAGTTTGCTGAGCTGAGCAAGTAA